From Pungitius pungitius chromosome 9, fPunPun2.1, whole genome shotgun sequence, one genomic window encodes:
- the LOC119218478 gene encoding hepatic lectin-like codes for MARFVRNKDSGITRNYVNLPEPKSDAQQPDGGTAAVSGRKLYQVAAVSFGLLCILQAALNISLRLALFIDARHTNLTEETDLLRRELLPFDRYFQDGWVYVRPSFYYISSSEKKSWQESRNDCLQRGADLVIINSKNEQDFTRKFRLEVIWIGLTTGNTNDSWIWVDGTPLETSYWSTGEPNNFRGNESCAETRFRWNDRNCVRENHWICEKMIA; via the exons ATGGCCAGGTTTGTGCGCAACAAGGACTCTGGGATTACCAGGAACTATGTGAATCTACCTGAGCCAAAGAGTGATGCCCAACAGCCTGATGGAGGGACTGCTGCAGTGTCTG GGAGGAAACTCTATCAGGTGGCCGCTGTGAGCTTCGGACTCCTTTGTATCCTACAAGCTGCTCTCAACATTTCCCTGCGTCTTGCTCTCT TCATAGATGCGAGACACACAAATCTCACAGAGGAGACTGACTTGCTGAGGAGAGAACTGCTTCCCTTTG ATCGCTATTTCCAAGACGGCTGGGTGTATGTACGTCCCAGTTTCTATTACATTTCTTCTTCCGAGAAGAAATCCTGGCAAGAGAGCAGGAATGACTGTCTGCAAAGAGGTGCAGACCTGGTGATCATCAACAGCAAAAATGAGCAG GATTTCACGAGAAAGTTTCGGTTGGAAGTCATATGGATTGGACTGACGACTGGAAATACCAATGACTCTTGGATATGGGTGGATGGCACTCCACTGGAGACAAG CTACTGGTCTACTGGGGAGCCAAATAATTTTCGAGGAAACGAAAGCTGTGCAGAAACAAGATTCCGCTGGAATGATAGAAATTGTGTTCGTGAAAACCACTGGATCTGTGAAAAGATGATAGCTTAA
- the LOC119218238 gene encoding probable ATP-dependent RNA helicase DDX5 translates to MPGFSDRDRGRDRGYGGGPPRFGGGGGGGGNRSGPSPGKFGNPGEKLRKKHWNLDELPKFQKNFYQEHPDATRRPLQEVELYRRTKEVTVKGRDLPKPIIKFHEAAFPSYVMEVIVKQNWTDPTPIQSQGWPCALSGKDMVGIAQTGSGKTLAYLLPAIVHIQHQPFLEHGDGPICLVLAPTRELAQQVQQVAAEYGRASRLKSTCIYGGAPKGPQIRDLERGVEICIATPGRLIDFLECGKTNLRRCTYLVLDEADRMLDMGFEPQIRKIVEQIRPDRQTLMWSATWPKEVRQLAEDFLKDYVQINIGALQLSANHNILQIVDVCNDMEKEDKLIRLLEEIMSEKENKTIIFVETKRRCDEITRRMRRDGWPAMGIHGDKSQQERDWVLNEFRYGKAPILIATDVASRGLDVEDVKFVINYDYPNSSEDYIHRIGRTARSQKTGTAYTFFTPNNMKQASDLISVLREANQAINPKLIQMADDRGGRGRGGRGGYKDDRRDRYSGGGRSNFGGSSYRDSDRGFGNGQKSDFSGSKDQNGGSYGGNGGNSSGSYVNNNYSNGQGNFGAPASQVGAFGNQSFQGPPQFGAMQRAGQNGMNHPPFSFNSQPPPTQAQQPPPPPPMVPYPMPPPFPQ, encoded by the exons ATGCCCGGATTTTCAGACCGAGATCGTGGCAGAGATAGAGG GTATGGTGGAGGACCTCCTCGTTTtggtggtggcggcggtggtggaggtAACCGGAGCGGACCCTCTCCAGGAAAGTTTGGCAACCCTGGTGAGAAGCTGCGAAAGAAGCACTGGAACCTTGATGAGCTTCCAAAGTTTCAAAAGAACTTCTACCAGGAGCATCCAGATGCAACTCGCAGACCCCTC CAAGAGGTTGAACTGTACCGAAGAACCAAAGAAGTTACGGTCAAAGGCAGAGATCTCCCCAAACCAATTATAAAATTCCACGAAGCTGCATTTCCAA GCTACGTCATGGAAGTTATCGTCAAACAAAACTGGACTGATCCAACTCCAATTCAGTCTCAGGGGTGGCCATGTGCCCTGAGTGGCAAAGACATGGTTGGCATTGCTCAAACTGGTTCCGGGAAAACCCTTGCA taTCTTCTGCCTGCAATTGTGCACATCCAACATCAGCCATTCTTGGAGCACGGAGATGGCCCAATT TGCTTGGTGCTGGCGCCGACCCGTGAACTGGCTCAGCAGGTGCAGCAAGTGGCTGCCGAATACGGCAGGGCATCCCGTCTCAAGAGCACCTGCATCTACGGCGGTGCCCCCAAAGGACCCCAAATCAGAGACCTCGAGAGAG GTGTTGAGATCTGCATTGCTACCCCGGGTCGTCTCATTGACTTCCTTGAGTGTGGAAAGACTAATCTGCGTCGCTGCACCTATCTCGTGCTGGATGAAGCAGACCGCATGTTGGATATGGGCTTTGAACCGCAGATCCGCAAGATAGTGGAACAAATTCGG CCAGACCGTCAGACCCTGATGTGGAGCGCCACCTGGCCTAAGGAAGTGCGCCAGCTGGCTGAGGACTTCCTGAAGGACTACGTCCAGATCAACATTGGCGCACTGCAGCTCAGTGCCAACCACAACATCCTTCAGATAGTCGATGTTTGCAATGATATGGAGAAGGAGGACAA ACTGATCCGTTTGCTGGAGGAGATAATGAGTGAGAAGGAGAATAAGACCATCATTTTTGTTGAGACCAAAAGGCGTTGTGATGAGATCACAAGGAGGATGAGAAGAGATGG GTGGCCAGCGATGGGAATTCATGGAGACAAGAGCCAGCAGGAGAGGGACTGGGTCCTTAACG AGTTCCGATATGGCAAAGCTCCAATCCTCATCGCTACGGATGTGGCCTCCCGTGGCTTGG ATGTGGAGGATGTGAAATTTGTCATCAATTATGACTACCCTAACTCCTCCGAGGATTATATCCATCGCATTGGACGCACAGCCCGAAGTCAAAAAACGGGCACAGCCTACACCTTCTTCACCCCCAACAACATGAAACAAGCCAGTGACCTCATCTCTGTGCTCCGCGAGGCCAATCAGGCCATTAATCCCAAACTGATCCAAATGGCAGATGACAGAGGAG GTCGCGGAAGGGGGGGAAGAGGTGGCTACAAGGATGACCGTCGGGATAGGTATTCTGGGGGTGGGAGGAGCAACTTTGGCGGTAGTAGCTACAGGGACAGTGATAGAGGGTTTGGCAATGGGCAGAAGAGTGACTTCAGTGGCAGTAAGGATCAAAATGGTGGCAGCTATGGAGGTAACGGTGGTAATTCGAGTGGTAGCTATGTCAACAACAATTACAGCAACGGCCAGGGTAATTTTGGTGCTCCGGCGAGTCAGGTGGGTGCCTTTGGAAACCAGAGCTTCCAGGGACCCCCTCAATTCGGGGCGATGCAGAGGGCTGGTCAGAATGGAATGAACCACCCACCATTCTCATTCAACTCTCAGCCACCACCGACGCAGGCTCAacagcctccacctccaccaccgatGGTGCCCTACCCCATGCCACCACCCTTCCCACAGTAG
- the polg2 gene encoding DNA polymerase subunit gamma-2, mitochondrial isoform X2 codes for MLSYCVRSVLCRETRALQPSRRHRSTSSSDDPHGVSGFMQLCVDRHYVSPGQTHTELFQCGMSCVYGPLGNELRRNLLEQWWHSVTRSSAQVFGINTLCRSEDTAADGGGKLGIVESSCLKHIIEKQDLSKEQLIQEIETLIQRSRSLRTDFLQGALEQFVPSLDLVNRKLPFGLAQFGPCFLPSGGSAEVTRTSLTWFCSPRTSSQWLDHWAQQRLKWWRKFALSPSDFSSTDVPAEELEEATSRGVRIVYSFPWGREPLETLWSRGHTELLQTHKGVHSKLQCRDGRKSVPHVVSVTGNMDRGVMAFLSNSLQQLKKEDSNQKLLRRKVLKLHPVLAPVKVALDIGRGANMELRQVCEGLQQEFMEAKISAWPGYLETLPTSMEQLNAKYDEMGVLFAVVVSENTLESGLLQVRSRDTTIRETKHISEIKNFLSRYISAADKL; via the exons ATGTTGTCCTACTGTGTCAGAAGCGTCCTGTGCAGAGAAACACGGGCTCTGCAGCCTTCCAGGAGACACCGCAGCACATCGTCAAGTGACGATCCGCATGGGGTCAGCGGGTTTATGCAGCTGTGTGTGGACAGACACTATGTCTCACCAGGCCAGACTCACACCGAGCTGTTCCAATGTGGCATGAGCTGCGTCTATGGGCCTCTGGGCAATGAGCTGAGGAGAAACCTACTAGAGCAGTGGTGGCACTCGGTGACCAGGTCCTCGGCTCAGGTGTTCGGGATCAACACCCTGTGCAGAAGCGaggacacagcagcagatggcGGGGGGAAACTGGGGATTGTTGAGTCTAGCTGCCTAAAACACATAATCGAAAAGCAAGATCTGAGCAAGGAGCAGCTCATCCAGGAGATAGAGACGCTCATCCAGAGGTCCCGCTCTCTGAGGACAGACTTTCTACAAG GGGCGTTGGAGCAATTTGTCCCCTCGTTGGATCTGGTGAACAGGAAGCTGCCCTTTGGCCTGGCCCAGTTTGGTCCATGTTTCCTGCCCTCGGGCGGTTCTG CTGAAGTCACCCGGACGTCACTGACATGGTTCTGCTCTCCTCGTACCTCTTCCCAGTGGCTGGATCACTGGGCGCAACAGAGACTCAAGTGGTGGAGGAAA TTTGCCCTGTCTCCATCGGACTTCAGCAGTACTGACGTCCCGGCGGAGGAACTCGAGGAGGCGACGTCTCGCGGCGTGAGGATCGTGTACAGCTTCCCGTGGGGACGGGAGCCCTTGGAGACGCTGTGGAGCAGAGGACACACGGagctgctgcagacacacaaaggagtCCATTCCAAACTGCAG TGTCGAGATGGTCGTAAGTCGGTTCCTCACGTGGTCTCGGTAACCGGGAACATGGACCGGGGTGTGATGGCCTTTTTGTCCAACTCACTCCAGCAGCTGAAGAAAGAAGACAGCAACCAGAAGCTTCTGAGGAGAAAG GTCCTTAAGCTGCATCCTGTGTTGGCTCCGGTCAAAGTGGCTTTAGACATTGGCAGGGGAGCCAATATGGAGCTGAGGCAG GTCTGTGAAGGGCTGCAGCAGGAGTTCATGGAGGCTAAGATCTCTGCGTGGCCTGGGTATCTCGAAACTCTGCCAACGTCAATGGAGCAGCTGAACGCAAA GTATGATGAGATGGGAGTGCTGTTCGCTGTGGTGGTCAGTGAGAACACGCTGGAGAGTGGCCTCCTTCAAGTTCGCAGCAGAGACACCACCATCAGGGAGACCAAGCACATCTCTGAGATCAAGAACTTTCTCTCCAGATACATTTCTGCTGCCGATAAATTGTGA
- the polg2 gene encoding DNA polymerase subunit gamma-2, mitochondrial isoform X1 yields the protein MLSYCVRSVLCRETRALQPSRRHRSTSSSDDPHGVSGFMQLCVDRHYVSPGQTHTELFQCGMSCVYGPLGNELRRNLLEQWWHSVTRSSAQVFGINTLCRSEDTAADGGGKLGIVESSCLKHIIEKQDLSKEQLIQEIETLIQRSRSLRTDFLQGALEQFVPSLDLVNRKLPFGLAQFGPCFLPSGGSGCPAEVTRTSLTWFCSPRTSSQWLDHWAQQRLKWWRKFALSPSDFSSTDVPAEELEEATSRGVRIVYSFPWGREPLETLWSRGHTELLQTHKGVHSKLQCRDGRKSVPHVVSVTGNMDRGVMAFLSNSLQQLKKEDSNQKLLRRKVLKLHPVLAPVKVALDIGRGANMELRQVCEGLQQEFMEAKISAWPGYLETLPTSMEQLNAKYDEMGVLFAVVVSENTLESGLLQVRSRDTTIRETKHISEIKNFLSRYISAADKL from the exons ATGTTGTCCTACTGTGTCAGAAGCGTCCTGTGCAGAGAAACACGGGCTCTGCAGCCTTCCAGGAGACACCGCAGCACATCGTCAAGTGACGATCCGCATGGGGTCAGCGGGTTTATGCAGCTGTGTGTGGACAGACACTATGTCTCACCAGGCCAGACTCACACCGAGCTGTTCCAATGTGGCATGAGCTGCGTCTATGGGCCTCTGGGCAATGAGCTGAGGAGAAACCTACTAGAGCAGTGGTGGCACTCGGTGACCAGGTCCTCGGCTCAGGTGTTCGGGATCAACACCCTGTGCAGAAGCGaggacacagcagcagatggcGGGGGGAAACTGGGGATTGTTGAGTCTAGCTGCCTAAAACACATAATCGAAAAGCAAGATCTGAGCAAGGAGCAGCTCATCCAGGAGATAGAGACGCTCATCCAGAGGTCCCGCTCTCTGAGGACAGACTTTCTACAAG GGGCGTTGGAGCAATTTGTCCCCTCGTTGGATCTGGTGAACAGGAAGCTGCCCTTTGGCCTGGCCCAGTTTGGTCCATGTTTCCTGCCCTCGGGCGGTTCTGGTTG CCCAGCTGAAGTCACCCGGACGTCACTGACATGGTTCTGCTCTCCTCGTACCTCTTCCCAGTGGCTGGATCACTGGGCGCAACAGAGACTCAAGTGGTGGAGGAAA TTTGCCCTGTCTCCATCGGACTTCAGCAGTACTGACGTCCCGGCGGAGGAACTCGAGGAGGCGACGTCTCGCGGCGTGAGGATCGTGTACAGCTTCCCGTGGGGACGGGAGCCCTTGGAGACGCTGTGGAGCAGAGGACACACGGagctgctgcagacacacaaaggagtCCATTCCAAACTGCAG TGTCGAGATGGTCGTAAGTCGGTTCCTCACGTGGTCTCGGTAACCGGGAACATGGACCGGGGTGTGATGGCCTTTTTGTCCAACTCACTCCAGCAGCTGAAGAAAGAAGACAGCAACCAGAAGCTTCTGAGGAGAAAG GTCCTTAAGCTGCATCCTGTGTTGGCTCCGGTCAAAGTGGCTTTAGACATTGGCAGGGGAGCCAATATGGAGCTGAGGCAG GTCTGTGAAGGGCTGCAGCAGGAGTTCATGGAGGCTAAGATCTCTGCGTGGCCTGGGTATCTCGAAACTCTGCCAACGTCAATGGAGCAGCTGAACGCAAA GTATGATGAGATGGGAGTGCTGTTCGCTGTGGTGGTCAGTGAGAACACGCTGGAGAGTGGCCTCCTTCAAGTTCGCAGCAGAGACACCACCATCAGGGAGACCAAGCACATCTCTGAGATCAAGAACTTTCTCTCCAGATACATTTCTGCTGCCGATAAATTGTGA
- the polg2 gene encoding DNA polymerase subunit gamma-2, mitochondrial isoform X3, which produces MQLCVDRHYVSPGQTHTELFQCGMSCVYGPLGNELRRNLLEQWWHSVTRSSAQVFGINTLCRSEDTAADGGGKLGIVESSCLKHIIEKQDLSKEQLIQEIETLIQRSRSLRTDFLQGALEQFVPSLDLVNRKLPFGLAQFGPCFLPSGGSGCPAEVTRTSLTWFCSPRTSSQWLDHWAQQRLKWWRKFALSPSDFSSTDVPAEELEEATSRGVRIVYSFPWGREPLETLWSRGHTELLQTHKGVHSKLQCRDGRKSVPHVVSVTGNMDRGVMAFLSNSLQQLKKEDSNQKLLRRKVLKLHPVLAPVKVALDIGRGANMELRQVCEGLQQEFMEAKISAWPGYLETLPTSMEQLNAKYDEMGVLFAVVVSENTLESGLLQVRSRDTTIRETKHISEIKNFLSRYISAADKL; this is translated from the exons ATGCAGCTGTGTGTGGACAGACACTATGTCTCACCAGGCCAGACTCACACCGAGCTGTTCCAATGTGGCATGAGCTGCGTCTATGGGCCTCTGGGCAATGAGCTGAGGAGAAACCTACTAGAGCAGTGGTGGCACTCGGTGACCAGGTCCTCGGCTCAGGTGTTCGGGATCAACACCCTGTGCAGAAGCGaggacacagcagcagatggcGGGGGGAAACTGGGGATTGTTGAGTCTAGCTGCCTAAAACACATAATCGAAAAGCAAGATCTGAGCAAGGAGCAGCTCATCCAGGAGATAGAGACGCTCATCCAGAGGTCCCGCTCTCTGAGGACAGACTTTCTACAAG GGGCGTTGGAGCAATTTGTCCCCTCGTTGGATCTGGTGAACAGGAAGCTGCCCTTTGGCCTGGCCCAGTTTGGTCCATGTTTCCTGCCCTCGGGCGGTTCTGGTTG CCCAGCTGAAGTCACCCGGACGTCACTGACATGGTTCTGCTCTCCTCGTACCTCTTCCCAGTGGCTGGATCACTGGGCGCAACAGAGACTCAAGTGGTGGAGGAAA TTTGCCCTGTCTCCATCGGACTTCAGCAGTACTGACGTCCCGGCGGAGGAACTCGAGGAGGCGACGTCTCGCGGCGTGAGGATCGTGTACAGCTTCCCGTGGGGACGGGAGCCCTTGGAGACGCTGTGGAGCAGAGGACACACGGagctgctgcagacacacaaaggagtCCATTCCAAACTGCAG TGTCGAGATGGTCGTAAGTCGGTTCCTCACGTGGTCTCGGTAACCGGGAACATGGACCGGGGTGTGATGGCCTTTTTGTCCAACTCACTCCAGCAGCTGAAGAAAGAAGACAGCAACCAGAAGCTTCTGAGGAGAAAG GTCCTTAAGCTGCATCCTGTGTTGGCTCCGGTCAAAGTGGCTTTAGACATTGGCAGGGGAGCCAATATGGAGCTGAGGCAG GTCTGTGAAGGGCTGCAGCAGGAGTTCATGGAGGCTAAGATCTCTGCGTGGCCTGGGTATCTCGAAACTCTGCCAACGTCAATGGAGCAGCTGAACGCAAA GTATGATGAGATGGGAGTGCTGTTCGCTGTGGTGGTCAGTGAGAACACGCTGGAGAGTGGCCTCCTTCAAGTTCGCAGCAGAGACACCACCATCAGGGAGACCAAGCACATCTCTGAGATCAAGAACTTTCTCTCCAGATACATTTCTGCTGCCGATAAATTGTGA
- the srp68 gene encoding signal recognition particle subunit SRP68, with protein MASDKQNDAKLSPMEENKENSSDGGLGLEILQIIKESQQQHGLRHGDYQRYRGYCSRRLRRLRKTLGFRMGNRHKFIGKKITAEILSDSRYLLLVLMEAERAWSYAMQLKQEANTEPRKRFHLLARLRKAAKHSEKLEKLCESPRVDAKTKLEAQAYTAYLTGMVEFELQEWKLAMEAFNKCKTIYEKLASAFTEELALLYRQRVDEISPNIRYCAYNIGDQNAINDLMQMRLTGGGGGMMAEKLEALITQARTKQAATMSEVEWRGRTVPVKIDKARIFLLGLADNEAAIAQTANEETKEHLYETLLAECRDTIQAVKEELKSEMKQRERSTDTDNSKVSNLQFLHSYLTYIKLCTLVKRNESMARTLQAKLKEPDADESKRGPRPQDLIRLYDIILQSLAELSTLQGLEDDHSFQKEVSLKTLVYKANRCFFIAQSYVLVKKWSEALVLYERVLKYAKEVQSKTKNLNNSLKDLPDVQDLIAEVNAEKYSLQAAAILDTDDSAEVPSQQQVKDNTPLCNRLETFRLEPALVGKQPNLVQFPPDFQPIPCKPLFFDLALNHVAFPPLDDKVEQKGKGGLTGYIKGIFGFGS; from the exons ATGGCCTCAGACAAGCAAAACGACGCTAAATTGTCCCCcatggaggaaaacaaagaaaattcTTCGGATGGAGGACTTGGACTCGAGA TTTTGCAAATAATCAAGGAgtcccagcagcagcatggTCTCAGACACGGAGACTACCAGAGATACCG GGGTTACTGCTCCCGTAGACTGCGTCGTCTGCGAAAGACTCTTGGTTTCAGGATGGGCAACCGACACAAGTTCattgggaaaaaaataactgccGAAATTCTCTCTGACAGCAG GTATCTGTTGCTGGTTTTAATGGAGGCCGAGCGTGCGTGGAGCTACGCCAtgcagctgaagcaggaggCTAACACAGAGCCACGTAAGCGCTTCCACCTGCTGGCACGACTACGCAAGGCTGCCAAGCACAGCGAGAAACTGGAGAAGCTCTGTGAGAGCCCCCGCGTTGATGCCAAGACCAAACTTGAGGCGCAG GCCTACACCGCATACCTCACTGGTATGGTGgagtttgaactgcaggagtgGAAACTTGCCATGGAGGCCTTCAACAAGTGCAA GACCATCTATGAGAAGCTGGCCAGTGCTTTCACAGAGGAGCTGGCTCTTCTGTATCGCCAGCGTGTAGATGAGATATCGCCTAACATCCGCTACTGTGCTTATAACATTG GCGACCAGAACGCCATCAATGACTTGATGCAGATGAGActgactggaggaggaggaggcatgaTGGCAGAGAAACTGGAG gcTCTGATCACTCAGGCAAGAACCAAGCAGGCGGCCACCATGAGCGAGGTGGAGTGGCGAGGGCGGACGGTGCCCGTGAAGATCGACAAGGCCCGCATCTTCCTGTTGGGTCTGGCTGACAATGAAGCCGCTATCGCTCAG ACGGCTAACGAGGAGACCAAAGAGCATCTTTATGAGACCCTGCTGGCCGAGTGCAGAGACACTATCCAGGCTGTGAAAGAGGAACTCAAGAGCGAGATG AAGCAGCGAGAGAGGAGCACTGACACTGACAACAGCAAGGTGTCCAACCTGCAGTTCCTGCACAG TTACCTGACTTACATCAAGCTGTGTACGCTGGTGAAGAGGAATGAGAGCATGGCCCGTACTCTGCAGGCCAAACTGAAGGAGCCTGATGCCGACGAGAGCAAGAGAGGGCCTCGTCCCCAGGATCTTATCCGCCTCTACGACATCATCCTGCAG AGTCTGGCTGAGCTCTCCACCCTGCAGGGCCTGGAGGATGACCACAGCTTCCAGAAGGAGGTGTCCCTCAAGACGCTGGTCTACAAGGCCAATAG GTGTTTCTTCATAGCTCAGTCGTATGTGCTGGTGAAGAAGTGGAGTGAGGCATTGGTGCTCTATGAGAGGGTGCTGAAATATGCCAAGGAGGTCCAGTCCAAGACAAAGAATCTCAACAACAGCCTCAAG GATCTCCCTGATGTCCAGGACCTCATTGCTGAGGTCAACGCTGAGAAATACTCTCTTCAAGCTGCTGCTATCTTAG acaCTGATGACTCTGCTGAAGTTCCTTCTCAGCAGCAGGTCAAAGACAACACG CCCCTCTGCAACCGCCTGGAGACTTTCCGCCTGGAACCGGCCCTGGTGGGAAAGCAGCCCAATTTGGTCCAGTTTCCTCCCGACTTCCAGCCAATTCCCTGCAAGCCCCTGTTTTTTGACCTAGCTCTCAACCATGTGGCCTTCCCACCGCTAGATGACAaggtggagcagaagggcaagGGTGGTCTCACCGGCTACATCAAGGGTATCTTTGGCTTTGGCAGCTAA